In Sphingobacterium zeae, one genomic interval encodes:
- a CDS encoding CinA family protein, which translates to MTQIDFPEIVLKEVRQSLLNTKTRISTAESVTAGFLQLACSQMEGATEIFAGGITAYSIDTKINTLDVDAALAERCDCVSPITTEEMALGAGRMFHTDWSVATTGYATVVPESNGRLFAFVSVAYKQEILLTSTIELCSTIGMQEAQFRYTIEALEILNTLLKN; encoded by the coding sequence ATGACGCAAATAGATTTTCCAGAAATAGTATTAAAGGAGGTAAGACAAAGTCTACTCAATACTAAAACCCGTATCTCTACTGCCGAAAGTGTTACTGCAGGATTCTTGCAGTTAGCCTGCTCGCAGATGGAAGGAGCAACGGAAATTTTCGCTGGCGGTATCACAGCCTATTCAATTGATACAAAAATTAACACACTTGATGTCGATGCAGCGCTAGCGGAAAGGTGTGACTGTGTATCGCCAATAACAACAGAAGAAATGGCACTAGGGGCAGGCAGGATGTTTCATACAGATTGGTCGGTTGCCACAACAGGATACGCAACAGTAGTCCCTGAATCAAACGGCAGATTGTTCGCATTTGTCTCCGTTGCATATAAGCAGGAGATCTTATTGACATCAACAATAGAGTTGTGCTCAACTATAGGAATGCAGGAAGCTCAGTTTAGGTATACCATCGAAGCGTTAGAAATTCTAAATACGCTTTTGAAGAACTAA
- a CDS encoding metallophosphoesterase has protein sequence MIQQFYTYLKIISIFLAVDVLILLRMRTLSIWKSNELFAKLVWWSLSLLSYLSIFFNLFFKWNSFESACLVFFPITLLFAKSIVLFFIGIDAIYRASTVFKNLFIRPKRLSDQDKNTLFITRSDFIIKSGLALASVPIAALTRGFALNLYDYQIKHIDLVLPHLPQSFDGLTVAQISDIHAGSLFNQDKVKRGIDLLLGENPDIIFFTGDLINDFASEMDHYLDVFKQLNAPLGTFSILGNHDYGDYHFSRHHFFDKSRLTKEQNFAELKSIHSQLGWQLLLNESKELVLNNDKITIIGVENWGLNNPKNYGDIDLAMAKVDNSSSVNFMLSHDPSHWRAEIIPKYPNIDVTFSGHTHGGQFGYTNPNYQWSPVKYAYQEWAGLYRERQQALYVNAGFGYLDYPSRLGMLPEVTIFHLKSKG, from the coding sequence ATGATCCAACAGTTTTACACCTACCTAAAAATTATTTCAATCTTTTTAGCTGTAGATGTATTGATTTTACTGAGAATGCGGACATTATCAATCTGGAAATCAAATGAGCTGTTTGCTAAACTAGTTTGGTGGTCATTAAGTTTGCTATCCTATCTCTCCATATTTTTCAATTTATTTTTCAAATGGAATAGTTTCGAATCAGCATGTCTGGTATTTTTTCCCATCACTTTACTGTTTGCTAAAAGTATAGTTCTGTTCTTTATCGGAATTGATGCGATATACCGCGCTTCGACTGTGTTCAAGAATCTCTTTATAAGACCTAAACGCTTATCCGACCAAGATAAGAATACACTGTTCATTACAAGATCTGATTTTATAATCAAAAGTGGTCTTGCTCTTGCTAGCGTTCCTATCGCTGCGCTTACACGTGGATTTGCTTTAAATTTATATGACTATCAAATTAAACATATCGATTTAGTTTTACCACATTTACCACAATCTTTCGATGGATTGACTGTTGCTCAGATTTCTGATATACACGCAGGAAGTCTTTTCAATCAGGATAAAGTGAAAAGAGGCATTGACTTGCTGTTGGGTGAAAATCCTGACATCATTTTCTTCACGGGAGATTTAATCAATGATTTTGCATCCGAAATGGATCATTATTTGGACGTATTCAAACAGCTCAACGCTCCCCTAGGAACATTTTCTATACTCGGTAATCATGATTATGGAGATTATCATTTCAGTAGACATCATTTTTTTGATAAAAGTCGATTGACAAAAGAACAGAACTTCGCCGAGCTTAAAAGCATTCACAGTCAATTGGGCTGGCAACTGCTTCTCAATGAATCAAAAGAACTTGTTCTGAACAATGATAAAATTACAATTATCGGCGTGGAAAACTGGGGGTTAAATAACCCTAAGAATTATGGTGACATCGATTTGGCAATGGCTAAGGTTGATAATTCATCTTCTGTCAACTTCATGCTGTCACACGATCCTTCACATTGGCGAGCTGAAATCATCCCCAAATATCCCAATATCGATGTTACTTTTAGCGGCCATACTCATGGCGGACAATTTGGTTATACCAACCCAAATTATCAATGGAGTCCAGTGAAATATGCTTACCAGGAATGGGCAGGTTTATATCGTGAAAGACAGCAGGCACTCTATGTAAATGCTGGTTTTGGCTATCTAGATTATCCGAGCAGATTAGGAATGTTGCCAGAGGTCACGATATTTCATTTAAAAAGTAAAGGTTAA
- a CDS encoding cytochrome-c peroxidase — MKKQFCVLATIVGFVGLLSMKDQQQAFDDELQLLYRRPLSEWPKPSIDAGVYWKEFKSLPKIDTSYFSLMEKPDVKLGKYLFFDPILSGSNQLSCSSCHNPQTYWADKLTVPVGNDHLEGTRNTPSLLNVYARKELFWDGRAGSLEEQALGPIEAHHEMDMELTKLIPKLKAIPAYNKLFIEAFGEEDYSMPEVLKALGAFQRTLTSRRSRFDEFLDGNYKVLSDQEVRGLHLFRTKARCMNCHNGQFFTDDLYHNIGLTYYKRKYQDLGRYEITKDPDDVGRFRTPSLRDVMNTDPWMHNGLFWNMTGLLNMYNSGMQMNSATTEQKAEDPLYPVTDPLMQPLHLTKGEIKDIESFLHAITATSYRMRRPEKLPR, encoded by the coding sequence ATGAAAAAGCAGTTTTGTGTATTGGCCACTATTGTTGGTTTTGTGGGTTTGCTTTCTATGAAAGATCAACAGCAAGCCTTTGATGATGAGTTGCAATTACTTTATCGCAGACCACTAAGCGAATGGCCTAAGCCATCGATAGATGCCGGGGTTTATTGGAAGGAATTTAAGTCTTTACCTAAGATCGATACCAGCTATTTTTCTTTAATGGAAAAGCCCGATGTGAAGCTGGGGAAATATCTTTTTTTTGACCCCATTCTATCAGGGAGCAATCAATTATCCTGTAGCAGCTGCCATAACCCGCAAACTTATTGGGCAGATAAGCTTACGGTACCCGTTGGCAATGATCATCTGGAAGGTACACGGAATACACCTTCTTTGCTGAACGTTTATGCAAGAAAGGAATTGTTTTGGGACGGCCGCGCAGGTTCATTGGAAGAGCAGGCGTTGGGTCCTATTGAGGCACATCACGAAATGGACATGGAACTGACGAAGCTGATTCCCAAGTTAAAGGCTATTCCTGCATACAATAAGTTATTTATAGAGGCCTTCGGTGAAGAAGATTATTCCATGCCAGAGGTTCTAAAAGCACTCGGTGCCTTTCAGCGGACACTAACAAGTAGACGAAGCCGTTTTGACGAGTTTTTAGATGGCAATTACAAAGTATTGTCTGATCAGGAAGTTCGCGGTCTTCATTTATTTCGTACCAAAGCGCGGTGTATGAATTGTCATAATGGTCAATTTTTTACCGATGATCTTTATCATAACATTGGACTCACCTATTACAAACGGAAATATCAGGATCTAGGTCGATATGAGATCACAAAGGATCCTGATGATGTAGGACGTTTTCGCACACCATCTCTGCGCGACGTGATGAATACCGATCCGTGGATGCACAACGGGCTGTTTTGGAATATGACCGGGCTATTGAATATGTACAATAGTGGTATGCAGATGAATTCCGCTACTACCGAACAGAAAGCAGAAGATCCACTTTATCCTGTAACTGATCCATTGATGCAACCTCTACATCTGACGAAAGGTGAAATAAAGGATATTGAGTCCTTTTTGCACGCTATTACAGCGACCTCTTATCGTATGCGCCGTCCAGAAAAACTACCAAGATAA
- a CDS encoding DUF6850 family outer membrane beta-barrel protein, with translation MKSVRYIMLFWGAFLAYHAVFGQSTSNSLDSTAALTYWYQPSFVIMHDMALRNRVWIPEEIKNRSSLFGIRHSRGQGDFKAAQGTDGLSQSQLYTEGKTDWRKTSFWGRFSYDRSAEDSTALRHQSRWNVDAPLYFGSLRKNKYSREIYKLDAGIQRAFFDAKLPISLDIDYRLGSHYSNNDPRGDIKDMNLQFELSVGHNLPTFSYHIAGIWGYGSERVNVGYKNDKYTTNTEDPLYVNWMMNGFGSASERLKEINYNDIIHRKGVGAHILLKPNDRNKIYFNSRYLNEEQSFRRNDNSKQTYLSLNDYKKDIGSIDFLWSRQMHRKRLLRVVLQGQIENGQDFNYSYLANNYTYRRHEISFKTQLAVHQYLFEGHAGMYKTEKKDGVSGNQMEFDQVKLGLGLNRTFRLGQSANIIGTIGYTKQWSPSHNLYVSELNTGDFGKQILYQDYLYDTAPSNSWNMSWVWGTHHAKNNWSIQLQVDYQCRGNLVPIDHTFSSVPGKNWFSGKLGVSYIY, from the coding sequence ATGAAAAGTGTGAGATACATCATGTTATTTTGGGGGGCTTTCTTAGCCTACCACGCTGTCTTCGGGCAGAGTACGTCTAATTCTTTAGATTCAACAGCAGCTTTGACCTATTGGTATCAGCCATCATTTGTGATAATGCATGATATGGCCCTACGAAATAGGGTATGGATTCCTGAGGAAATCAAAAATAGATCTTCTCTATTTGGTATTCGGCACAGCAGGGGGCAAGGGGACTTTAAGGCGGCGCAAGGAACTGATGGTCTCAGTCAATCCCAATTGTATACGGAAGGGAAGACCGATTGGCGCAAAACTAGCTTTTGGGGGAGATTTTCATATGATCGCTCCGCAGAAGACAGTACTGCTTTGCGCCATCAGTCACGATGGAATGTCGATGCGCCATTGTATTTTGGTTCGTTGCGAAAAAATAAATACAGTCGAGAGATCTATAAGCTCGATGCGGGAATCCAAAGAGCATTCTTCGATGCTAAGCTCCCGATTTCCCTGGACATCGATTATCGATTAGGCTCTCACTACTCCAATAATGATCCAAGAGGCGATATCAAGGACATGAACCTGCAGTTTGAATTGAGTGTTGGTCACAATCTGCCAACATTTTCTTACCATATTGCTGGTATTTGGGGATATGGTTCTGAACGGGTCAACGTGGGCTATAAAAATGACAAGTATACAACCAATACAGAAGACCCATTGTATGTCAATTGGATGATGAACGGTTTTGGAAGTGCGAGTGAGCGACTAAAAGAGATCAATTACAACGATATCATTCACCGTAAAGGCGTCGGCGCGCATATCTTGCTGAAACCCAATGATAGGAATAAGATCTATTTTAATAGTCGCTATCTAAATGAAGAACAATCATTCAGACGAAATGATAACTCAAAACAGACCTATTTGTCCTTAAATGATTATAAAAAAGATATCGGATCAATCGATTTTTTATGGAGCCGGCAGATGCATCGTAAGCGATTGCTAAGAGTAGTGCTGCAGGGACAAATTGAAAATGGACAGGATTTTAATTATAGTTATCTAGCAAATAACTACACCTATCGTCGGCATGAAATTTCGTTTAAAACTCAATTAGCCGTACATCAGTATTTGTTTGAAGGCCATGCTGGTATGTATAAGACCGAGAAAAAAGATGGTGTTAGTGGTAACCAAATGGAATTTGATCAAGTTAAACTGGGACTGGGACTGAATCGAACATTCCGGCTCGGCCAGTCGGCCAATATAATAGGAACAATCGGCTATACTAAACAATGGTCACCAAGCCATAATCTCTACGTATCTGAGTTGAATACAGGGGATTTTGGGAAGCAGATACTGTATCAAGATTATCTTTACGACACCGCTCCAAGTAATAGCTGGAATATGTCCTGGGTATGGGGCACGCATCATGCAAAGAACAATTGGAGCATACAGCTCCAGGTGGATTATCAGTGTAGGGGTAATTTGGTGCCGATAGACCATACGTTTTCAAGTGTGCCAGGTAAAAATTGGTTTTCGGGTAAATTGGGGGTTTCTTATATATATTAA
- a CDS encoding DUF4876 domain-containing protein, whose protein sequence is MKTRYLIPFLFLPFISCKKDNTPGVQPLDIKLNLKYASENFNTKLDLSKVIVKITNLATKTSATYSSSQGVVNLTSIIPGEYDIDASITIPKAQYNSLTGESSIEDVTFNASLKKISLTSSTTLDMELVAGLLGDFVIKQIYYAGSDNKEGAVFRDQFFEVYNNTERVLYADSLYFGRLWGRQSPTSQSDYYQSNGQLDWRKSSGMGGYESANTDYVYLRDLFMIPGNGKTYPVEPGKSIVIAQNALNHKAPFVGNNGKEVAIKNPDLTVDLSKANFEVYFGDIPGKTPFATDIDNPAVPNVEILDYAGNDWILDNLGRDAYVIFKHANRLDVENLKSYAEPSISVPTSTAKKYRQLPVGWIMDAVEVQPNTKDARIPKKLTASQDAGFTFAPLGGYSSQSVIRKTEKTNNGVRKLIDTNNSTEDFIAIKANPFGFGD, encoded by the coding sequence ATGAAAACTCGTTACTTAATTCCTTTTCTCTTTTTACCTTTTATCTCCTGTAAAAAAGATAATACACCCGGTGTACAACCGCTGGATATTAAGCTGAATTTAAAATATGCTTCTGAAAATTTTAATACCAAGTTGGACTTAAGCAAGGTTATTGTTAAGATAACCAATCTGGCAACAAAAACCAGTGCTACATATTCTTCGTCCCAAGGTGTGGTCAACCTGACTTCTATTATACCGGGTGAATATGATATTGATGCTTCTATTACGATACCCAAAGCACAATACAACAGTTTGACAGGAGAATCAAGTATTGAGGACGTGACATTCAATGCTTCGCTGAAAAAAATCAGTTTAACCAGTTCTACGACTTTGGATATGGAATTGGTTGCAGGTCTATTGGGCGACTTTGTCATCAAGCAGATTTACTATGCAGGTTCTGATAATAAAGAAGGAGCGGTATTCAGGGATCAGTTTTTTGAAGTTTACAATAATACAGAACGTGTTTTATATGCCGATAGTCTTTACTTTGGCCGGTTATGGGGAAGGCAATCTCCGACCAGTCAATCCGATTACTATCAATCCAATGGCCAATTGGACTGGCGTAAATCTTCAGGAATGGGCGGCTACGAATCAGCAAATACAGACTATGTTTACTTAAGAGATTTATTTATGATTCCTGGCAATGGAAAGACCTATCCAGTGGAACCTGGCAAAAGCATTGTAATTGCGCAAAATGCGCTAAACCATAAAGCACCGTTTGTTGGTAATAATGGAAAAGAAGTAGCCATCAAGAATCCGGATCTTACAGTAGACCTGAGTAAAGCCAATTTTGAGGTTTATTTTGGAGATATCCCTGGCAAAACTCCTTTTGCAACAGATATTGACAATCCGGCTGTTCCCAATGTGGAGATATTGGATTATGCGGGGAATGACTGGATATTGGATAATTTAGGGCGGGATGCTTATGTTATTTTTAAGCACGCGAATCGTTTAGACGTGGAGAATTTGAAGAGCTATGCGGAACCGTCCATCAGTGTTCCGACTTCCACCGCAAAAAAATACAGACAGTTACCTGTCGGTTGGATTATGGATGCCGTAGAAGTACAGCCAAACACCAAGGACGCGAGAATTCCTAAAAAATTGACGGCGTCACAGGATGCAGGTTTTACTTTCGCACCATTAGGTGGCTATTCATCGCAATCTGTAATTCGCAAAACCGAAAAAACGAACAATGGAGTTCGTAAGTTAATAGATACAAATAATTCCACAGAAGATTTTATCGCGATAAAAGCAAATCCATTTGGATTTGGTGATTAA
- a CDS encoding TonB-dependent receptor: MKKLYWISFILICTAANAHGQSIYIQGKITDSNKNVLLGSTVMLNQLGLSSITNDRGEYRLTIPKEQLGKFVILSVSYIGKKKVERTVLLDSIKKIENFLLQDMNLALDEVAVQAKRGELSNSSLVFDREMIERYPALSLNDLLNRLPNRKNTAPSVQEMQNLTLRGAFRATTGRSREVNELNNSFGVAIIMDDMVLGNNGNMQGRNAGIFGMSSSTNAIRPSDYGLTGRPTTGKFYSGENVFSGLDLRQIPIENIEHLEVISGVAPARYGDLSNGAVIIERQAGKTPAFFRLQVRSNATSYSLSKGMSLGKKLGTINLDLGYVQSYADNRDKLKQYDRVNGTLIWTNYFGTDKRLKQTFSGSYNKVIDQVRKDPDDPLSNAISFGGWGWNAASRTNYNLDHKFLKSISFNAGLSSTLQKTYREYYYNDAVVLYTDSVQTGIVEGQYAPGQYTALDHVDNRPLNLNARLEGNAIVIIGDIIHKINFGSNYSYDINRGKGRIADPSIPKKDLGARSDRYYDFSLTNALQNLGLYAEDAMRTKVWGRDLSMRAGVRWDLMNGHSSISPRTNINYSLSKSTQIGLAYGLSFKSPGLAQLYPGPTFDEIILLNSYNGKVDESMALIYLRRYEKDNSNLKSSVGQTLESSFSWHKNGHQLRTNLFYKKNTRGINTVTADQLIDLPTYTATAVPGGKPIVEQTGTRSYLMSNLYFANSNKSSNIGAEVMYSTPRIQQIMTTFSATAAFTLANSSSSALSRLNFNAEKTALDDVILGFFPSKSTKNYLSRAQLRSSTHFPALRLIIELSADCELLNYNKSNYRDIIPVGYYTRDYTYHTIDQFDIKNPKHLELYTARKNEADLVNIENNYVYWNFGLNMAKEIGKNIYLSFNVYNFLDYQPRFYREGASSVQAPNSSPNYGAQLTYKF, from the coding sequence ATGAAAAAGCTCTATTGGATTAGTTTCATCTTGATTTGTACAGCTGCAAATGCACATGGACAGTCAATATACATCCAGGGAAAGATCACTGATAGTAATAAGAATGTACTATTGGGAAGTACCGTGATGTTGAATCAACTGGGACTCTCAAGTATTACTAATGACCGTGGTGAATATCGTTTAACCATCCCCAAAGAGCAGCTTGGCAAATTTGTTATCTTGTCGGTTTCCTATATCGGTAAGAAAAAGGTTGAAAGAACAGTCTTGCTGGATTCGATAAAGAAGATTGAAAATTTTTTGTTGCAGGATATGAATCTCGCCCTTGATGAAGTTGCGGTGCAGGCAAAGAGAGGGGAGTTGAGCAACTCTTCACTTGTGTTTGATCGCGAGATGATTGAACGTTATCCAGCGCTTAGTTTAAATGATCTTTTGAACCGATTGCCAAACCGGAAGAATACAGCCCCTTCTGTGCAGGAGATGCAAAATTTGACTTTGAGAGGTGCTTTTCGTGCGACTACAGGGCGCTCGCGCGAGGTTAATGAATTAAATAACTCATTTGGTGTCGCTATTATAATGGATGACATGGTTTTGGGCAACAATGGAAATATGCAAGGGCGGAATGCAGGAATATTTGGCATGTCTTCCTCAACGAATGCAATTAGACCTTCAGATTATGGTTTAACAGGCCGCCCCACAACAGGAAAATTCTATTCCGGAGAAAATGTGTTCAGCGGTCTGGATTTGCGTCAGATTCCGATAGAAAATATCGAACATTTGGAAGTTATTTCAGGCGTAGCACCAGCACGTTATGGCGATTTGTCAAATGGTGCCGTTATCATCGAAAGGCAGGCAGGCAAGACCCCGGCTTTTTTTAGGCTTCAAGTTCGGAGTAATGCAACTTCATATAGTCTGTCCAAGGGAATGTCACTGGGAAAAAAGCTTGGGACAATTAACCTGGATTTAGGTTATGTGCAATCTTACGCAGATAATAGAGACAAGCTGAAACAATACGACCGCGTGAATGGGACTTTGATCTGGACAAACTACTTTGGCACAGATAAGCGTCTGAAACAGACTTTTTCAGGATCTTACAATAAAGTTATTGATCAGGTACGAAAGGATCCGGATGACCCACTCTCGAATGCCATTTCTTTTGGTGGCTGGGGCTGGAATGCTGCTAGTCGGACCAATTACAATTTGGATCATAAATTCCTTAAAAGTATCAGTTTCAATGCAGGACTAAGTTCAACACTGCAGAAAACCTATCGTGAGTATTACTATAATGATGCAGTCGTGCTCTATACCGATTCTGTGCAAACTGGAATTGTAGAAGGACAATACGCCCCTGGTCAGTATACTGCTCTGGATCATGTGGACAATAGGCCATTGAATTTAAATGCCCGATTGGAAGGAAATGCGATCGTCATTATAGGCGATATTATCCATAAGATAAACTTTGGAAGTAACTATAGCTATGACATCAATCGTGGAAAGGGGCGAATTGCAGATCCTTCTATTCCAAAGAAGGATCTTGGGGCAAGATCGGATAGGTATTATGATTTTTCATTAACAAACGCTTTGCAAAACTTGGGTTTGTATGCCGAGGATGCCATGCGGACCAAAGTATGGGGAAGGGATCTTAGCATGCGGGCGGGCGTTCGCTGGGATCTTATGAATGGTCATTCATCCATTTCTCCAAGAACAAACATCAATTATTCACTTTCTAAATCAACTCAGATTGGGCTAGCATACGGCTTATCCTTCAAATCTCCTGGATTAGCACAACTATATCCCGGGCCTACTTTTGATGAAATTATATTGCTCAACTCTTATAATGGTAAGGTTGACGAAAGTATGGCATTAATTTACTTGCGGCGTTATGAAAAAGATAATAGCAATCTCAAAAGTAGTGTAGGGCAAACGCTGGAATCATCGTTTTCATGGCATAAGAATGGGCATCAGCTACGTACGAATCTTTTCTATAAGAAAAATACGCGCGGAATCAACACGGTTACGGCTGATCAACTCATTGACTTGCCTACTTATACGGCTACTGCGGTGCCCGGGGGTAAACCAATAGTTGAACAGACGGGGACGAGAAGCTATTTAATGTCCAATCTGTACTTTGCCAATAGTAATAAATCGTCCAATATTGGTGCGGAAGTCATGTATTCTACACCTAGAATTCAACAGATTATGACAACTTTCTCCGCTACTGCCGCATTTACCCTAGCCAATTCTAGTTCCAGTGCGCTGAGCCGTTTGAATTTTAATGCCGAAAAGACAGCGTTAGATGACGTTATCCTTGGATTTTTTCCGTCCAAATCTACCAAGAACTATTTAAGTCGAGCGCAGTTACGAAGTTCAACTCATTTTCCCGCTTTGCGTTTGATTATTGAACTGAGTGCAGACTGTGAATTATTAAACTACAATAAATCTAATTACCGAGATATTATTCCTGTAGGATATTATACACGTGATTATACGTATCATACCATTGATCAATTTGATATAAAAAATCCGAAGCATCTCGAATTATACACAGCAAGGAAAAATGAAGCTGACTTGGTAAATATTGAAAACAACTACGTCTACTGGAACTTTGGTCTCAATATGGCCAAGGAAATAGGCAAGAATATTTACCTGTCATTTAACGTCTATAATTTTCTGGATTACCAACCGCGCTTTTATAGGGAAGGAGCCTCTTCAGTACAAGCCCCAAATTCATCTCCCAACTATGGCGCCCAACTGACTTATAAATTTTAA
- a CDS encoding efflux RND transporter permease subunit, translating into MLNRIIQFSVRNKLAIGLFILVWVGYGIYQLTKLPIDAVPDITNNQVQVITTAPSLGAEDVERLITFPVELAVSNVPEIKESRSMSRFGLSLITIVFEDGADIYWARQQVTERLAQIEINENASAPTLAPVTTGLGEIYQYVLKPQKGYEQTYSLADLCTIQDWTVRRQLLGTPGVADVATFGGELKQYEVAVNPSKLKGLNISISDVFTALENNNQNTGGAYIEKGPAVLYIRSVGLTKSITDINKIVVKDNGGVPILIHHVAEVRLGSAIRYGALTMAGQGEVCGGIVMMLKGGNSSDVIKIVKDKVDQIQKALPKGVLIEPFLDRTKMVNNAIGTVEHNLLEGALIVIVVLVLFCYFRRLRSCE; encoded by the coding sequence ATGCTTAATAGAATAATACAATTCTCAGTTCGAAACAAACTAGCGATTGGTCTTTTTATATTGGTATGGGTCGGCTATGGCATCTACCAATTGACCAAGTTGCCTATCGATGCCGTACCAGATATTACGAACAATCAAGTTCAAGTTATCACGACCGCGCCCTCTCTTGGTGCCGAAGACGTTGAGCGACTTATCACCTTTCCCGTGGAATTGGCTGTCAGCAATGTTCCCGAAATCAAGGAAAGTCGAAGTATGTCGCGGTTCGGTCTATCTTTAATAACCATCGTATTTGAAGATGGCGCCGATATCTACTGGGCGAGACAGCAAGTCACAGAGCGTCTCGCACAAATTGAAATAAACGAAAATGCAAGTGCTCCTACACTTGCTCCCGTCACTACAGGACTTGGTGAAATCTACCAATATGTCCTCAAACCTCAAAAAGGTTATGAACAGACCTATTCGCTGGCAGACTTGTGCACCATTCAGGACTGGACTGTGCGCCGTCAACTTCTCGGAACTCCCGGAGTTGCAGATGTTGCTACATTTGGTGGAGAACTCAAACAATATGAGGTTGCTGTAAACCCATCCAAACTGAAAGGCTTGAATATCAGCATAAGCGACGTCTTTACGGCACTCGAAAACAACAACCAGAATACAGGCGGAGCCTATATCGAAAAAGGCCCCGCAGTATTATATATCCGAAGTGTTGGCTTGACAAAATCCATAACCGACATCAATAAAATTGTGGTCAAAGATAATGGTGGCGTACCGATCCTCATCCATCACGTTGCCGAAGTCAGGTTGGGCTCAGCTATCCGTTATGGCGCACTAACAATGGCAGGACAAGGCGAGGTATGCGGTGGAATTGTCATGATGCTCAAAGGTGGAAACTCTTCCGATGTGATCAAAATCGTCAAAGATAAAGTCGATCAAATTCAGAAAGCACTCCCTAAAGGAGTTCTTATCGAACCCTTCCTCGACCGCACGAAAATGGTAAACAATGCCATTGGAACGGTAGAACACAATCTCTTGGAAGGAGCTCTCATTGTCATAGTGGTTCTTGTGCTGTTCTGCTATTTCAGGCGATTACGGTCATGTGAATAG
- a CDS encoding TolC family protein: MNSAYTDNRIGISQTVSFPAVYKKQTAVLQNELSLARESTKFNLLEIRTAVKSLYFDYLAMGKRKELLLRADSLYRIFEAKTSKRFEVGAANILEQTAAQTQRQEINNQLKLLQKDMNISLNRFNFLLQDSTRYILHSDTIKYQSVRSNHLNLSSQAEALPAYKIAQLQTQTAHAQ; encoded by the coding sequence GTGAATAGTGCGTATACCGATAATCGCATCGGTATTAGTCAGACGGTTAGTTTTCCAGCTGTTTATAAAAAACAGACAGCAGTCTTACAAAACGAGCTCTCTTTGGCGCGTGAATCTACCAAGTTTAACCTCCTGGAGATTCGCACCGCCGTTAAGAGTCTGTATTTCGATTATCTGGCAATGGGCAAACGAAAGGAGCTCTTGTTACGCGCAGATAGCCTGTATCGTATTTTTGAAGCAAAGACAAGCAAACGCTTTGAAGTTGGCGCAGCAAATATTCTGGAGCAAACCGCAGCCCAAACACAGCGTCAAGAAATCAATAATCAATTAAAGCTGCTTCAAAAAGATATGAACATCAGCCTGAACAGATTCAATTTCTTATTACAGGACAGTACTCGTTACATTCTACACTCCGATACAATTAAATATCAATCGGTTAGATCGAATCACCTAAACTTATCTAGTCAGGCTGAAGCACTTCCCGCCTATAAGATTGCGCAACTGCAAACACAAACCGCACATGCTCAATGA